In Aspergillus nidulans FGSC A4 chromosome II, a single window of DNA contains:
- a CDS encoding RidA family protein (transcript_id=CADANIAT00004551), with product MSSSNFTFYNYPGTEANSESFHYSQAVKVGNIVKTSGQGGWTQDGSIPSDIERQVALAFENVENALRAVDARLSWQNVYAVRSYHIDVSKTFDVVTANFKRVLPNHRPVWTCVEIGKLGIEGMEIEIEVEAHYPF from the coding sequence ATGTCGTCGTCAAACTTCACCTTCTACAATTACCCCGGCACCGAAGCCAATTCAGAATCCTTCCACTACTCGCAAGCCGTCAAAGTCGGCAACATTGTTAAGACTTCCGGCCAGGGCGGCTGGACACAGGACGGCAGTATCCCCTCGGACATCGAGAGACAAGTCGCGCTCGCCTTTGAGAATGTCGAGAATGCCCTCCGCGCCGTCGACGCCCGACTCTCGTGGCAGAATGTCTATGCCGTGCGTAGCTACCATATCGATGTGTCGAAGACCTTTGACGTGGTGACGGCGAACTTCAAGCGCGTGCTGCCGAACCACCGGCCTGTGTGGACGTGCGTGGAGATTGGGAAGCTGGGGATCGAGGGAATGgagattgagattgaagTCGAGGCTCATTATCCGTTCTGA
- a CDS encoding putative amino acid permease (transcript_id=CADANIAT00004552) — MSKSARKLSVDSLRRLETPQTGTVHNAYSSVLPRNRGLATILFMSLSIAAVPYGTGSALMNAVYGGGQLSMFVGLLVVCILDGCIAVSLAELASRYPSSSGVYHWSYCLAKGRKSIRFLSFITGWIWLIGHWTITLSVNFGFASLLAATVAIYHPSFEIAPWQLVLVFYALCLVTFLICATGDRHLPLIDTLAAASTLLTCIVVAITLSATAKTGRHSASYGLGHSETGLSGWGDFSFFIGLLPPAFTLSALGMVTSMSEECVDAEVQMPKAMVLVPVISGAASLLFILPICFTLPPLTELLNAPYGQALPYIFTLVTGSRGGALGLMSLVLLVTLTCSISITTATARCTWAMSRDNAIPYSGLWSKTIWERPLPALCLVTVLEMLLGLIYLGNTSAFTAFASVGVIALAVAYAVPIAISIANGRREVLAARWNAACRLHCL; from the exons ATGTCAAAATCAGCGCGGAAATTGAGCGTGGACTCgctgaggaggctggagaCCCCACAGACCGGAACGGTGCACAATGCATACAGTAGCGTGCTGCCTAGAAACCGGGGTCTTGCTACGATCCTATTCATGTCACTCTCCATCGCCGCTGTCCCATACGGAACCGGCAGTGCCCTGATGAACGCGGTCTATGGAGGGGGTCAATTGTCCATGTTTGTCGGGCTGCTCGTTGTCTGTATTCTGGATGGCTGTATCGCCGTCTCCTTGGCCGAGCTCGCATCACGGTACCCATCGTCTTCGGGCGTATATCACTGGTCTTATTGCCTGGCAAAGGGCCGCAAGAGCatccgcttcctctccttcatcacGGGTTGGATATGGCTGATCGGACACTGGACTATTACCTTGTCGGTCAACTTCGGCTTCGCATCGCTGCTTGCAGCCACTGTCGCCATCTACCACCCCAGCTTCGAGATTGCCCCCTGGCAACTGGTCCTGGTCTTCTACGCCCTCTGTCTCGTGACATTCCTCATCTGCGCCACCGGCGACAGGCACCTTCCTCTTATCGATACCCTTGCAGCCGCAAGCACACTTTTGACCTGCATCGTGGTCGCCATCACGCTATCAGCCACGGCGAAGACAGGCCGTCACTCAGCTTCCTACGGCCTGGGCCATAGCGAAACCGGGCTTTCTGGATGGGGCGACTttagcttcttcatcggccTTCTCCCACCTGCCTTTACTTTATCCGCGCTGGGAATGGTCACTTCCATGTCGGAAGAGTGCGTCGACGCAGAGGTGCAGATGCCGAAGGCCATGGTGCTCGTTCCGGTCATTTCCGGCGCTGCTTCGTTGCTCTTTATCCTGCCCATTTGCTTTACTCTTCCGCCCCTAACAGAGCTCCTGAACGCCCCTTACGGACAGGCGCTGCCGTATATCTTCACTCTCGTCACTGGATCCCGCGGTGGTGCTTTAGGTCTCATGTCCCTCGTTTTACTCGTAACGCTCACATGCTCAATTAGTATTACAACTGCAACCGCCCGGTGTACCTGGGCCATGTCGCGCGACAATGCCATTCCATATTCCGGCCTGTGGTCGAAGACGATTTGGGAGAGGCCGCTTCCAGCCTTGTGTCTCGTCACCGTGCTCGAAATGCTCCTCGGACTGATCTACCTTGGAAATACTAGCGCGTTTACTGCGTTTGCTTCTGTCGGAGTCATCGCCCTTGCTGTCGCATACGCCGTGCCAATTGCCATCAGCATCGCGAATGGCCGTCGGGAAGTCCTGGCAGCCCGCTGGAACGCAG CATGCCGACTGCACTGCCTGTAA
- a CDS encoding Zn(II)2Cys6 transcription factor (transcript_id=CADANIAT00004553) yields MPPRTPPKRQRTVAGSCWQCKTRRVKCDLTSPECRRCLVSGTSCSYGKLRVRWSSKPAKGLPPGYQLDVAGSPLLRSPTSQNSLTESERKALEYFQFAVWPLFSTSFDPCPPPIRLALDCQPVLLTMCELAEAHRAHREQWSRQGTEVIPSKRLNCLTAVRKQLEGSASDTQGLSCVLLAVLLLYFLDGYIECTAQSASTGSHRVGVRAIVENLGGFSAFYDQGHQDDVHMLLSQFASTDLTRALLDDRAPCLPADIWLHIEQGTVWWEKQRYGETTLASIFHTMAEMGFYRQSLRVNSLEISTEQVRRFESVLQPRFVTFSTYHLTNETAHLVKQGGALEAMQPLAFARAFQHSALIFLYRAICGLPARHFLVQQHVQSCLECMGGIKRTSKTHNCIVFPLYVAGAHVFHPEQQGFILQKMDDIYETLRFDSLLSIRAALEELWLSPQHEGSWAQMFSRLGQDVLVL; encoded by the coding sequence ATGCCTCCCAGAACGCCTCCCAAAAGGCAACGCACCGTCGCAGGGAGCTGCTGGCAATGCAAAACTAGACGTGTCAAGTGCGATTTAACATCACCTGAATGTCGAAGATGTCTCGTTTCCGGAACCTCTTGCAGCTACGGGAAATTACGCGTTCGATGGAGCTCGAAGCCGGCCAAAGGGCTTCCACCGGGATACCAGCTGGACGTTGCTGGTAGCCCCTTACTCCGATCTCCGACGAGCCAGAACAGCTTGACAGAGAGCGAGCGAAAAGCACTCGAGTACTTCCAGTTCGCGGTGTGGCCTCTCTTCTCGACCTCGTTCGATCCGTGCCCCCCTCCGATCCGCCTCGCCCTCGATTGCCAACCGGTGCTGCTGACCATGTGCGAGCTCGCCGAAGCCCATCGCGCCCATAGGGAACAGTGGTCGAGACAAGGGACTGAGGTGATTCCATCGAAGAGGCTGAACTGCCTGACGGCTGTCCGCAAGCAGCTCGAAGGCAGCGCGAGCGATACACAGGGGCTCTCGTGCGTGCTGCTGGCAGTATTGCTTCTCTACTTTCTGGATGGATACATCGAGTGCACCGCGCAGTCTGCCTCGACTGGCAGCCATCGGGTGGGAGTGCGCGCTATCGTCGAAAATCTCGGCGGCTTTAGCGCATTCTACGACCAAGGCCACCAAGATGATGTGCATATGTTGCTCTCTCAGTTTGCGTCTACAGATCTGACTCGtgccctcctcgacgaccGAGCTCCGTGCCTCCCCGCGGATATCTGGCTGCATATCGAGCAAGGCACTGTATGGTGGGAGAAACAGCGATATGGGGAGACGACCCTGGCCTCGATCTTCCACACCATGGCCGAGATGGGTTTCTATCGGCAGTCGCTACGGGTTAATTCCCTTGAAATTTCGACAGAGCAGGTACGGCGGTTCGAGAGCGTACTACAACCCAGATTTGTCACATTCAGCACCTATCATCTTACGAATGAGACTGCGCACTTGGTCAAGCAAGGTGGAGCCCTAGAAGCCATGCAGCCTCTTGCCTTTGCTCGAGCTTTTCAACACAGCGccctcatctttctctatCGGGCCATCTGTGGACTTCCTGCCCGGCACTTTCTCGTACAGCAACACGTCCAGTCATGTCTTGAGTGTATGGGGGGAATCAAACGCACCTCTAAAACCCATAACTGCATCGTGTTTCCGCTATATGTCGCGGGAGCGCATGTCTTTCACCCTGAGCAACAGGGATTCATCTTGCAGAAGATGGACGATATCTACGAGACTTTACGCTTCGATTCTCTACTTTCTATACGTGCTGCTCTTGAGGAACTCTGGCTCTCACCGCAGCACGAGGGCTCCTGGGCACAGATGTTTTCTCGCCTCGGGCAGGATGTGCTCGTGTTATAG
- a CDS encoding heme-dependent oxidative N-demethylase family protein (transcript_id=CADANIAT00004554), translated as MASIASPEDVIALVSRHPLPLAGTALFLAALLVVVLQPFSKKPPKISPAPTSTESSGESFVTPVPEPDLDFDPVARTPKLYRPFRHGPNFITMGIRKMDWNNWIEMDSYFLRYHETKAAELKKDFDEHIKYVDNEVTKHACFELYEELVQYLVHRYPKVFQLGANTVHNALTGETFRFPAQTPSEALSSSALLVQDDLVIMVENDGIYSSPFFCSTAATDSVDGHYHLDAGAVCLPGFWRLREKFRMSLDTLHFEASVPHYAEKLQKSMNRFFKTLPAARPVVRNNYFIQLDDGLHWSHRMGDQTGTEVASWATANSKGLTIDEIHFRSERQSLRRLPRSGAIVFTVRTYFEPITTIAREPHVPGRLAEAIRNWDETVSKYKGKSHWEHILLPYLDEQHRLQIESGVLESQTEGEFPF; from the exons ATGGCTTCCATTGCTTCTCCAGAAGACGTGATCGCTTTGGTCTCCCGACATCCTCTGCCTCTAGCAGGTACAGCCCTCTTTCTTGCTGCGCTCCTCGTCGTTGTACTGCAACCCTTCAGCAAAAAACCCCCAAAGATATCGCCAGCACCTACATCGACTGAGAGCTCCGGGGAGTCCTTTGTAACGCCGGTGCCGGAGCCCGATCTGGATTTTGACCCTGTGGCCAGGACCCCAAAGCTCTACCGTCCCTTCCGCCATGGCCCAAACTTCATCACCATGGGAATCCGCAAGATGGACTGGAACAATTGGATCGAGATGGACTCGTACTTTCTTCGATACCACGAAACCAAAGCTGCCGAGCTGAAGAAGGATTTTGACGAGCACATCAAGTACGTCGACAACGAAGTCACCAAGCATGCTTGCTTCGAGCTCTACGAAGAGCTCGTCCAGTACCTTGTCCATCGATATCCCAAAGTCTTTCAACTCGGCGCCAATACCGTGCACAATGCGTTAACTGGGGAGACGTTTCGATTCCCTGCCC AAACCCCCTCCGAGGCGCTCTCTTCGTCGGCGCTGTTAGttcaggatgatcttgtgATTATGGTGGAAAACGACGGTATCTATTCCAGTCCCTTCTTTTGCAGCACGGCAGCGACTGACTCGGTAGATGGCCACTATCATCTGGATGCCGGGGCCGTATgtcttcctggcttctggCGGCTCAGGGAGAAATTCCGCATGTCGCTGGATACGCTGCATTTCGAGGCATCCGTTCCTCATTACGCTGAAAAGCTCCAAAAATCTATGAACCGATTCTTCAAGACGCTCCCTGCCGCACGTCCAGTGGTCCGCAATAAT TATTTCATCCAACTCGATGACGGTCTCCACTGGTCTCATCGCATGGGCGACCAGACCGGCACTGAAGTTGCGT CATGGGCTACCGCAAATAGCAAAGGCTTGACAATCGACGAGATCCATTTCCGGTCCGAGCGCCAATCGCTACGTCGACTCCCACGGTCTGGGGCAATCGTCTTCACTGTACGGACATATTTCGAACCTATCACGACGATCGCCAGGGAGCCCCATGTTCCCGGCCGTCTGGCGGAGGCAATCAGGAATTGGGACGAGACTGTGTCAAAGTATAAGGGGAAATCCCATTGGGAGCACATTCTTTTGCCGTATCTTGACGAGCAGCATCGACTGCAGATAGAGTCTGGCGTCCTGGAGAGCCAGACAGAAGGCGAATTCCCCTTTTAG
- a CDS encoding uncharacterized protein (transcript_id=CADANIAT00004555) — MRSIALFFALLAALLVQSSQASVNVVPALGLNARPSPRTFCPMPLLRLENWAPVPLGTALHQEEFLHPIVEGQSVARVYCQPGDCLPNGPKRPATCLMYLEYDNNRVLSSGSYSYVPGVTPGWTNISGTLTASATEHSFVMWGYCGTTTLHGPVLEFDNSRFERPLVDGEPKESCSTLTDSSTVTYTPTPTPSPNPTHTPTPSPLASTIVLTTTTPSSAPLIISLSSATTSSSATPSPTPSKSPVTRSSSIPVMPPQSSNPANTFTQIPVSVLLQSGYRLCRQSGALARSLQCPLILAPYSGSDHRHFHLDWFYLQFSAVQWVARFLLQHHFPLSIRLLRTEPRRLQLSPRSPLGTDLLRPLVLPIPHHFHGLQRLPQPLHEHIDCSDHAYRHNHRLSANSDRPSRTEHLCLNRDTRRVNYGGDGDSQCSCNCHRASDRKLRLCSVPRRFQRRAESSASPAGAESALTSSSGLASGFASIPGSPSGTKLLTAPKQDSEVASGPGAIRPSPPVSGSAYYPTHSFSVFPFSFP, encoded by the exons ATGCGGTCcattgctctcttctttgcattgTTGGCGGCTCTTCTAGTCCAGTCCTCACAAGCCTCGGTCAACGTGGTACCAGCACTAGGGTTGAATGCTCGCCCATCTCCACGAACCTTTTGTCCGATGCCTCTTTTGAGACTGGAGAACTGGGCGCCTGTACCCCTTGGTACGGCTCTGCACCAGGAGGAGTTCCTTCATCCTATAGTCGAAGGACAAAGTGTAGCTCGTGTCTACTGTCAGCCCGGTGACTGTTTGCCGAATGGACCG AAACGCCCTGCAACCTGCCTCATGTACCTGGAATACGATAACAACCGTGTCCTGTCGTCTGGATCATACAGCTACGTCCCTGGCGTCACCCCGGGATGGACAAACATCTCTGGAACCCTCACAGCCTCGGCCACCGAACACAGCTTCGTCATGTGGGGGTACTGTGGCACTACCACCCTGCATGGCCCCGTGCTGGAGTTCGACAATTCCAGGTTCGAGCGCCCCTTGGTAGACGGGGAACCCAAGGAGAGCTGCTCGACACTGACCGACAGCTCGACCGTCACCTACACCCCTACCCCTACCcccagccctaaccctaCCCATACTCCTACGCCGTCCCCTTTGGCTTCGACCATTGTCCTCACGACAACGACGCcgtcttctgctcctctgaTTATCAGTCTATCTTCTGCAACGACAAGCTCGTCAGCGACTCCCTCCCCTACACCATCGAAAAGCCCTGTCACACGGTCCTCCTCTATTCCTGTTATGCCTCCTCAGTCCTCGAACCCGGCGAACACCTTCACTCAGATCCCAGTTTCCGTCCTACTCCAGTCAGGGTACCGTCTCTGTCGCCAGTCAGGAGCCCTAGCTCGGTCCCTGCAGTGCCCGCTCATCCTCGCGCCCTATTCCGGCAGCGACCACCGTCATTTCCACCTCGATTGGTTCTACCTCCAGTTCAGTGCAGTTCAGTGGGTGGCTCGCTTTCTACTACAACATCACTTCCCACTCTCAATCCGCCTACTGAGGACGGAGCCTCGACGATTGCAACTCTCCCCACGATCACCGCTGGGCACGGATCTTCTCCGACCCCTCGTCCTTCCCATTCCTCACCACTTCCACGGTCTTCA GAGACTCCCTCAGCCCCTCCATGAGCACATCGACTGTTCTGACCACGCGTATCGTCACAATCACCGCTTGTCCGCAAACAGTGACAGACCGTCCCGCACGGAGCACCTTTGTCTCAACCGAGACACTCGTCGCGTCAACTACGGTGGTGACGGTGATTCCCAATGCTCCTGCAACTGCCACCGCGCTTCTGACAGGAAGTTACGGCTCTGTTCCGTACCCCGGCGGTTCCAACGCAGGGCCGAGTCATCCGCATCACCCGCTGGCGCCGAGTCTGCCCtcacctccagctctgggTTGGCCTCTGGCTTTGCGTCTATCCCAGGTTCTCCCTCAGGAACTAAGCTTCTAACCGCACCTAAGCAGGACTCCGAAGTCGCATCTGGCCCCGGCGCAAttcgtccatctcctccagtttCCGGCTCCGCATACTACCCAACCCACTCATTCAGCGTGTTCCCGTTCTCCTTCCCCTAA